The following are from one region of the Prevotella communis genome:
- a CDS encoding sugar kinase, which produces MAKIVTLGEIMLRLSPQGNDRFIQSESFRIIPGGGEANVAISVANYGHEAYFVSKLPKHEIGQIAVNALRRYGVNTEFVARGGDRVGLYYAETGASMRPSKVIYDRAHSSIAEADPSDFDFDKIMEGAAWFHWSGITPAISDKAAELTKLACEAAKRHGVTVSVDLNFRKKLWTSEKAISIMRPLMKYVDVCIGNEEDAELCLGFKPDADVEGGQTDAAGYEGIFKQMMQEFGFKYVVSTLRESYSATFNGWKALIYDGKEFYQSKRYEINPIIDRVGGGDSFSGGLIHGLLTKKTQGEALEFAVAASALKHTINGDFNLVSVDEVEALAGGNANGRVQR; this is translated from the coding sequence ATGGCAAAGATCGTAACATTGGGTGAGATTATGCTCCGCCTGTCGCCTCAAGGCAACGACCGTTTTATTCAGAGCGAATCATTCCGCATCATCCCTGGCGGTGGTGAGGCTAACGTCGCTATTTCTGTAGCAAACTATGGCCATGAGGCATATTTTGTTTCGAAACTTCCCAAACACGAAATCGGCCAGATCGCAGTCAATGCGCTGCGTCGTTATGGCGTTAATACTGAGTTTGTAGCTCGCGGTGGCGACCGTGTAGGTCTGTACTATGCTGAGACAGGTGCTTCAATGCGTCCTTCAAAGGTGATCTACGACCGTGCTCATTCTTCTATCGCAGAGGCTGATCCCTCTGACTTCGATTTCGATAAGATTATGGAAGGTGCTGCTTGGTTCCATTGGAGTGGTATCACACCTGCCATCAGCGATAAGGCTGCCGAACTGACCAAGCTGGCTTGTGAGGCCGCCAAGCGTCACGGCGTTACAGTATCAGTTGATCTGAACTTCCGTAAGAAGCTGTGGACCAGCGAGAAAGCTATCTCTATCATGCGTCCTTTGATGAAGTATGTCGATGTGTGTATCGGCAACGAGGAGGATGCTGAGCTCTGCCTTGGTTTCAAGCCCGATGCCGACGTAGAGGGTGGTCAGACAGATGCTGCCGGCTACGAGGGTATCTTCAAGCAGATGATGCAGGAGTTTGGCTTCAAGTATGTGGTTTCTACCCTGCGTGAGAGCTACAGCGCTACCTTCAATGGCTGGAAGGCCCTGATCTATGACGGTAAGGAGTTCTATCAGTCAAAGCGCTACGAGATTAATCCTATCATCGACCGCGTAGGTGGTGGTGACTCTTTCTCTGGTGGCCTGATTCACGGTCTGCTGACCAAGAAGACTCAGGGCGAGGCTCTGGAGTTTGCTGTGGCTGCATCAGCACTGAAGCACACTATCAATGGTGACTTCAACCTGGTAAGTGTTGACGAGGTAGAGGCTCTGGCTGGCGGTAATGCTAATGGACGTGTACAAAGATAA
- the ruvC gene encoding crossover junction endodeoxyribonuclease RuvC — protein MKEKVILGIDPGTNIMGYGILRVVDGKAEMVTMGIIDLRKFEDAYLKLGHIFERVTGIIEAYLPDELAIEAPFFGKNVQSMLKLGRAQGVAIAAAIRRSVPIHEYAPMKIKMALTGNGSASKEQVAGMLQRLLHIPTEEMGRFMDATDALAAAYCHFLQMGRPDTDAPHYRGWKDFVNKNQDKVWKARKS, from the coding sequence ATGAAAGAGAAAGTGATACTGGGCATCGACCCAGGTACAAATATCATGGGTTACGGCATCCTGCGCGTCGTCGACGGCAAGGCCGAGATGGTGACAATGGGCATCATTGACCTGCGTAAATTTGAGGACGCCTATCTGAAGCTGGGCCATATCTTCGAACGGGTCACGGGTATTATCGAGGCCTACCTGCCCGATGAACTGGCTATCGAGGCGCCCTTCTTTGGTAAGAATGTCCAATCCATGCTGAAACTGGGACGTGCGCAGGGTGTGGCTATTGCCGCCGCTATCCGCCGCAGCGTGCCCATCCACGAATATGCCCCTATGAAAATCAAGATGGCGCTCACGGGCAATGGCTCGGCTTCCAAGGAACAGGTGGCCGGCATGCTGCAGCGCCTGCTCCATATCCCTACCGAGGAGATGGGCCGCTTCATGGATGCTACCGACGCCCTTGCAGCCGCCTACTGCCATTTCCTGCAGATGGGCCGTCCTGATACGGATGCGCCCCATTATCGCGGATGGAAGGATTTTGTGAACAAGAATCAGGATAAAGTATGGAAAGCCAGAAAATCATAG
- a CDS encoding bifunctional 4-hydroxy-2-oxoglutarate aldolase/2-dehydro-3-deoxy-phosphogluconate aldolase has translation MAKFDKIAVLKKIGDTGMVPVFYNKDLETCKNVVKACYEGGVRAFEFTNRGDFAQEVFGELVKWADKECPELALGIGSVVDAPTAAMYLQLGACFVVGPLFNPEIAPVCNRRLVPYCPGCMTVSEIGKAQELGCDLTKVFPGDVVGPNMVKGLKAPMPWSKIMVTGGVAPEEENLTKWFKAGVFCVGMGSKLFPSDKVKAGDWQYVTDKCKEALGYVAKARA, from the coding sequence ATGGCAAAATTTGATAAGATAGCTGTCCTGAAGAAGATTGGCGACACAGGTATGGTGCCTGTGTTCTATAACAAGGACCTTGAGACCTGTAAGAATGTAGTGAAGGCTTGCTACGAGGGTGGCGTTCGTGCTTTCGAGTTTACCAATCGCGGCGACTTCGCTCAGGAGGTATTCGGTGAACTGGTGAAATGGGCTGATAAGGAATGTCCTGAGTTGGCTCTGGGTATCGGTTCTGTAGTCGACGCTCCCACAGCAGCCATGTACCTCCAGTTGGGTGCCTGCTTCGTGGTAGGTCCTCTGTTCAACCCCGAGATTGCACCTGTCTGCAACCGTCGTCTGGTTCCTTACTGCCCTGGCTGTATGACAGTCAGCGAGATTGGTAAGGCTCAGGAACTGGGCTGCGACCTCACCAAGGTGTTCCCTGGCGACGTGGTTGGTCCTAACATGGTGAAGGGTCTGAAGGCTCCTATGCCTTGGTCAAAGATTATGGTTACTGGTGGCGTGGCTCCTGAAGAGGAGAACCTCACGAAGTGGTTCAAGGCTGGCGTGTTCTGCGTGGGCATGGGTTCTAAGCTCTTCCCAAGCGACAAGGTGAAGGCTGGCGACTGGCAGTATGTAACCGACAAGTGCAAGGAGGCACTTGGTTATGTGGCTAAGGCACGCGCTTAA
- a CDS encoding DUF5112 domain-containing protein, which yields MDKLNSLSYAYHFRQVDSAAHYAQQAFNLANREGYVDGKAEALNHLAFVDMVKMHYADARLRLDSVLLFTDNQLERFVAYVQQMRLCQRQSLNREFYDCREQAQRALQRIDEERHYLSERQLKRLLYAETEFAIVNSTYYYYVGLERQSVEAMESIRPDVETDTAQYLNYLYNVGAGGIITQGTQQEINQSEFDHLMRCYLLSRQVDCPYFVANSLEALAEHLSVEEYREQLMADNQPAMKFLNPEGVADELLPLWLADHALAIFTDYGDTYQIAGAYRTLATCCMRQEDYDGALVNLEKALSDTLIYQAPDLVASIREQLCVAYSAIDDKASSDYNRNAYLDLQERTRQDQWLEARANQLEQSLGQLNVLLIAVVIAMVLFIVVILLFYYFRKKTLNSQHDETLDEREEELTEQLELTNLHIMQGKRLYVEQLAKMSLVNGITPFIDRMIHEERCLNDKNKLERIDYIRELTDNVNMQNDILTHWIQLRKGELSVHIETFPLQELFDMLARGSRSFNLKGITLDIQPTTLMVKADKVLTLFMLNTLADNARKFTPQGGRVSVYATDADRYVEISVADTGQGMDEEQLAHVFDHKVIVDSDRRPAEKGHGFGLINCKGIIEKYRKLSQIFSVSMIAAESEAGKGSRFYFRLPKKLMTLLLVLLMFTGITSAQNHDLQQASAFADSTYYLNIRGDYQLTLDYADSCRQCLNRYYRSLGEHVDDTLLAIGDLSVTPPEILWLHDNVSVNFQILLDIRNESAVAALALHEWQLYEYNNRIYTQLFKELSADSSLDSYCRTMQQSQTNKQVAIVILVSLFLAIIAVVVWQLMLLHNKRYSILQERRSQLELMADDVTRLKMEEGNLHISNAVLDNTLSTLKHETMYYPSRIQQLLDADDSASLIEVTEYYRELYGILSQQAMRQLDYSKMHLKALDHEVLGDAIFIDYLFDILRKQSGQATLSVEWMPVDDHYVKAVVTMSALQLSDEQLGRLFMPQGQENIPFLICREIVRLHAEATNRHACGIRAERDENQHIKILITLPRICKTSKSLS from the coding sequence GTGGACAAGCTGAATTCTTTATCGTATGCCTATCATTTCCGTCAGGTGGATTCTGCGGCGCACTATGCCCAGCAGGCATTTAACCTGGCCAACCGGGAGGGATATGTTGACGGAAAGGCAGAGGCCCTCAATCACTTGGCTTTCGTGGATATGGTGAAGATGCACTATGCAGACGCAAGGTTGCGACTGGATAGTGTGTTGCTGTTTACGGACAACCAGCTGGAGCGTTTCGTGGCCTACGTGCAGCAGATGCGTCTCTGTCAGCGCCAGTCGTTGAACAGGGAGTTCTATGACTGCAGGGAACAGGCCCAGCGTGCCTTGCAACGTATCGACGAGGAGCGTCATTATCTGTCCGAGCGCCAGTTGAAGCGTCTGCTCTATGCTGAGACGGAGTTTGCCATCGTCAACTCTACCTATTATTATTACGTCGGACTGGAACGTCAGTCGGTAGAGGCGATGGAGAGTATCCGCCCTGATGTGGAGACGGATACGGCGCAGTATCTGAACTATCTTTATAACGTGGGTGCAGGTGGCATCATCACACAGGGCACCCAACAGGAAATCAACCAGTCGGAGTTTGACCACCTGATGCGTTGCTACCTGTTGTCGCGCCAGGTGGACTGTCCTTATTTCGTGGCAAACTCGCTGGAGGCGCTGGCAGAACACCTGAGTGTGGAGGAATATCGCGAGCAACTGATGGCCGACAACCAGCCGGCTATGAAGTTCCTGAATCCTGAGGGCGTGGCCGACGAGCTGCTGCCGCTCTGGCTGGCTGATCATGCGCTGGCCATCTTCACGGACTACGGCGATACCTATCAGATAGCGGGTGCCTATCGTACCCTGGCTACCTGTTGTATGCGTCAGGAGGACTACGACGGGGCGCTCGTGAACCTGGAGAAGGCGCTGAGTGATACGCTGATTTATCAGGCGCCCGACCTCGTGGCCAGTATCCGCGAACAGCTCTGCGTGGCTTATTCCGCTATTGACGACAAGGCGTCGAGCGACTATAACCGTAATGCTTACCTGGACCTGCAGGAACGTACGCGTCAGGACCAGTGGCTGGAGGCACGTGCCAACCAGCTGGAGCAGTCGCTTGGTCAGTTGAACGTGCTGCTCATCGCCGTGGTTATCGCCATGGTGCTTTTCATCGTGGTCATCCTGCTGTTCTATTATTTCCGTAAGAAGACGCTCAACAGTCAGCATGATGAGACGCTGGATGAGCGTGAGGAGGAACTTACGGAACAGTTGGAACTGACCAACCTCCACATCATGCAGGGCAAGCGGCTCTATGTGGAGCAACTGGCGAAGATGTCGCTGGTGAATGGTATCACGCCCTTTATCGACCGCATGATTCATGAGGAGCGTTGCCTGAATGACAAGAATAAGTTGGAGCGTATCGACTATATCCGCGAACTGACGGATAATGTCAATATGCAGAACGATATACTGACACATTGGATACAGTTGCGCAAGGGTGAACTGAGCGTCCATATCGAGACCTTCCCCTTGCAGGAACTCTTCGACATGTTGGCAAGGGGCAGCAGGAGCTTCAACCTGAAAGGTATCACGCTGGATATCCAGCCCACCACGCTGATGGTGAAGGCCGACAAGGTGCTGACGCTCTTTATGTTGAACACCCTGGCCGACAATGCCCGTAAGTTCACGCCTCAGGGCGGACGCGTCTCTGTCTATGCCACGGATGCTGACCGCTATGTGGAGATATCGGTGGCCGATACGGGTCAGGGCATGGACGAGGAACAGTTGGCCCATGTCTTCGACCATAAGGTGATTGTCGACAGCGACAGGCGTCCGGCCGAGAAGGGTCACGGCTTCGGACTCATCAACTGCAAGGGTATCATCGAGAAATACCGCAAACTGAGTCAGATATTCTCCGTCAGCATGATTGCGGCCGAGAGTGAGGCAGGGAAGGGGAGCCGGTTCTATTTCCGTCTGCCCAAGAAACTGATGACGCTGCTGCTGGTGCTCCTGATGTTTACGGGAATCACCTCTGCCCAGAACCACGACCTGCAGCAGGCCAGCGCCTTTGCCGACTCCACCTATTACCTGAATATCAGGGGCGACTACCAGCTGACGCTGGATTATGCGGATTCGTGCCGCCAATGCCTGAACCGCTATTACAGGAGTCTGGGCGAACATGTGGACGACACGCTCCTGGCTATTGGCGACCTGTCGGTAACGCCGCCTGAGATCCTGTGGCTCCACGATAATGTGTCTGTGAACTTCCAGATACTGCTGGATATCCGCAACGAGAGTGCCGTGGCGGCCCTGGCGCTCCATGAGTGGCAGCTCTACGAGTATAACAACCGCATCTATACGCAGTTGTTCAAGGAACTCTCTGCCGACTCGTCGCTCGACTCCTATTGTCGCACCATGCAACAGTCGCAGACGAACAAGCAGGTGGCTATCGTCATTCTGGTGTCTCTCTTCCTGGCTATCATTGCTGTGGTGGTGTGGCAACTGATGTTGCTCCACAACAAGCGCTACAGCATCCTGCAGGAACGGCGCTCGCAACTGGAACTGATGGCCGACGACGTGACGCGCCTGAAGATGGAGGAGGGCAACCTTCATATCAGTAATGCCGTGCTGGATAATACGCTCTCTACCCTGAAGCACGAGACAATGTATTACCCCAGTCGTATCCAACAGTTGCTCGATGCAGATGACAGCGCGTCGCTCATCGAGGTCACGGAGTATTATCGCGAACTCTATGGCATCCTGAGTCAGCAGGCCATGCGTCAGCTCGACTACTCGAAGATGCACCTGAAGGCGCTGGACCACGAGGTGCTGGGCGATGCCATCTTCATAGACTATCTGTTTGACATCCTTCGCAAGCAGTCGGGCCAGGCCACGCTTTCTGTAGAGTGGATGCCTGTGGACGACCATTACGTGAAGGCCGTCGTGACGATGTCGGCCCTGCAACTCTCTGACGAGCAGTTGGGACGCCTCTTCATGCCTCAGGGCCAGGAGAATATCCCCTTCCTGATTTGTCGTGAGATTGTGCGCCTGCATGCCGAGGCCACCAACCGCCATGCTTGTGGCATACGGGCAGAACGAGATGAAAATCAACACATTAAGATATTAATAACACTTCCAAGAATATGCAAAACTTCAAAGTCATTATCGTAG
- a CDS encoding AbgT family transporter — MRLNRIIARLVLVLLIAQLLLVFLSWLLSATLTDAVRPLLSSEGIRWFLGQFSVMLLKPQLIWLILLSMAGGCVWRSGIFRPSQLSFRRQSALRVSFLVLMMLITIVALLVMTPQAVLLSSTGLLWPSPFSRALVPILSALAIITSSCYGLLSRTFTSMYDVFESFRIGLQQAAPLLILYLFAVTFYESCLYVFL, encoded by the coding sequence ATGAGATTGAATCGCATCATAGCCCGACTGGTATTGGTTTTGCTGATAGCGCAACTGCTGTTGGTGTTCTTGTCGTGGCTGTTGTCTGCCACGCTGACCGATGCCGTGCGCCCGTTACTGTCGAGCGAAGGTATCCGCTGGTTCCTGGGACAGTTCTCCGTGATGCTGCTCAAGCCCCAGCTCATTTGGCTTATCCTGCTGTCGATGGCTGGCGGATGCGTATGGCGCAGCGGCATCTTCCGTCCCTCCCAACTCTCTTTCCGTCGTCAGTCGGCCCTGAGGGTCTCTTTCCTCGTGCTCATGATGCTGATAACAATAGTAGCACTGCTTGTGATGACGCCACAAGCCGTGCTACTGTCTTCCACCGGTTTATTATGGCCTTCACCATTCAGTAGGGCACTTGTTCCCATCCTGTCGGCCCTGGCCATCATCACCTCCTCATGTTATGGTCTGCTTTCGCGTACGTTCACGTCGATGTATGATGTCTTTGAATCCTTCCGCATCGGACTCCAGCAAGCGGCGCCCCTGCTGATTCTGTATCTCTTCGCCGTAACGTTCTACGAGTCTTGCCTATACGTGTTCCTTTAA
- the rho gene encoding transcription termination factor Rho: MYTKEQLESMAVPELMEVASKLGIKVSQNDSLETVIYDILDKAAIDVAAEDASPSKRKRTRIAKKDTDKVYTVKGDDGENLDTKGKRKKAEAPSLFSDAPVKAEAEEKPAEEAKPAPKKRGRKTKAEQAEEEAAQAPVAEEQPAEEQPVAEAVVPEAAEDMQTEAPDPELLEHLQEKMSKRREEVNMPQEQFDNAGNYWEGDPGDGTDFITVVDLPIEDQAAIPTLDIFDRPMANQAEPVFQPVSQAPSSTANYDFGDLIEGNGVLELLQDGYGFLRSSDYNYLSSPDDIYVSPQQIKKYGLKTGDVVDCTVRPPHDNEKYFALSSVKAINGREPSEVRDRVSFEHLTPLFPEEKFNLCGNPATTNPSTRIVDLFSPIGKGQRALIVAQPKTGKTILMKDIANAIAANHPEAYIMMLLIDERPEEVTDMSRTVNAEVIASTFDEPADRHVKIAGIVLEKAKRMVECGHDVVIFLDSITRLARAYNTVSPASGKVLTGGVDANALQKPKRFFGAARNIEGGGSLTIIATALVDTGSKMDEVIFEEFKGTGNSEIQLDRMLSNKRVFPALNLVQSSTRRDDLLQDPTTLNRMWIIRKFIAEMNPIEAMNTVRDRLVQSRNNEEFLMSMNG; the protein is encoded by the coding sequence ATGTATACCAAAGAACAACTTGAAAGTATGGCAGTTCCTGAATTGATGGAAGTTGCCAGCAAACTGGGAATCAAAGTGTCGCAGAACGACTCTTTGGAAACCGTTATTTATGACATTCTGGACAAGGCTGCCATCGATGTCGCAGCCGAAGATGCTTCGCCCTCAAAGCGTAAGCGCACACGTATTGCCAAGAAAGATACAGATAAGGTCTACACCGTGAAAGGTGACGATGGTGAGAACCTGGATACCAAGGGAAAGAGGAAAAAGGCAGAAGCTCCGTCGCTGTTTAGTGACGCCCCTGTGAAGGCAGAGGCCGAAGAAAAGCCTGCAGAGGAGGCCAAGCCTGCTCCCAAGAAGCGTGGCAGGAAGACCAAGGCCGAACAGGCTGAGGAAGAAGCCGCCCAGGCACCTGTTGCAGAGGAGCAGCCCGCAGAGGAGCAGCCAGTAGCAGAAGCCGTAGTGCCCGAGGCTGCCGAGGATATGCAGACCGAGGCTCCTGACCCTGAACTGCTGGAGCACCTGCAGGAAAAGATGTCAAAGCGTCGTGAGGAGGTGAATATGCCTCAGGAGCAGTTTGACAATGCCGGCAACTACTGGGAGGGTGACCCTGGCGACGGTACTGATTTCATTACCGTTGTAGACCTGCCTATCGAGGACCAGGCCGCTATCCCCACGCTCGATATCTTCGACCGTCCTATGGCTAATCAGGCAGAGCCCGTATTCCAGCCTGTATCTCAGGCACCGTCATCAACCGCCAATTATGACTTTGGCGACCTGATTGAGGGTAATGGTGTGCTGGAGCTGTTGCAGGACGGCTATGGCTTCCTGCGTTCAAGCGACTACAACTATCTGTCGTCGCCCGATGATATCTACGTATCTCCCCAGCAGATCAAGAAATATGGCCTGAAGACGGGTGACGTGGTTGACTGCACCGTTCGTCCGCCTCACGATAACGAGAAATACTTCGCCCTGTCAAGTGTGAAGGCTATCAATGGACGTGAGCCTTCTGAGGTGCGCGACCGCGTGTCGTTCGAACATCTCACGCCGCTCTTCCCTGAGGAGAAGTTCAACCTGTGCGGCAATCCTGCTACCACCAATCCTTCTACACGTATCGTCGACCTGTTCTCACCAATCGGTAAGGGTCAGCGTGCGCTGATTGTGGCTCAGCCCAAGACCGGTAAGACCATCCTGATGAAGGATATTGCCAACGCCATTGCTGCCAACCATCCTGAGGCTTATATCATGATGCTGCTCATCGACGAGCGTCCTGAGGAGGTGACGGATATGAGCCGTACGGTCAACGCTGAGGTGATTGCCTCTACCTTCGACGAGCCTGCCGACCGTCACGTGAAGATTGCAGGTATCGTGCTCGAGAAGGCTAAGCGTATGGTGGAGTGCGGACATGACGTGGTCATCTTCCTGGATTCTATCACTCGTCTGGCTCGTGCCTACAACACGGTATCGCCTGCCAGCGGTAAGGTGCTGACGGGTGGTGTGGACGCCAATGCCCTGCAGAAGCCTAAGCGCTTCTTCGGTGCTGCCCGTAATATCGAGGGCGGTGGTTCGCTCACCATTATCGCTACAGCCCTGGTAGATACCGGTTCAAAGATGGACGAGGTGATCTTCGAGGAGTTCAAGGGTACGGGTAACTCAGAAATCCAGTTGGATCGCATGCTGTCCAACAAGCGTGTGTTCCCAGCCCTCAACCTCGTACAGTCGTCTACTCGTCGTGATGACCTGCTGCAGGATCCTACCACACTCAACCGCATGTGGATTATCCGCAAGTTCATTGCCGAGATGAATCCTATCGAGGCGATGAATACCGTTCGCGACCGTCTGGTGCAGAGTCGCAACAACGAGGAGTTCCTCATGTCAATGAATGGCTAA
- a CDS encoding DUF5932 domain-containing protein, which yields MQNFKVIIVEDVPLELKGTVGIVKNDIPEAEIIGTAENEAAYWRLLKQQVPDLVLLDLGLGGSTTVGVELCRQTKEMHPQVRVLIFTGEILNEKLWVDVLDAGADGIILKTGELLTRNDVMAVMNGKQLVFNQPILQKIVERFKRSVGSELMKQEAMVNYEIDEYDERLLRHLALGYTKDQIAQLRGMPFGVKSLEKRQNELVQKLFPDGRGVNATRLVVRAMELRIIDIDNLEADEE from the coding sequence ATGCAAAACTTCAAAGTCATTATCGTAGAGGATGTGCCCCTGGAACTGAAGGGTACCGTGGGTATTGTAAAGAATGATATCCCTGAGGCCGAGATCATCGGTACTGCCGAGAACGAGGCAGCCTACTGGCGCTTGCTGAAACAGCAGGTTCCTGACTTGGTGCTGCTCGACCTTGGTCTTGGTGGCTCTACGACCGTTGGTGTGGAACTCTGTCGTCAGACCAAGGAGATGCATCCGCAGGTGCGCGTGCTCATCTTCACAGGCGAGATACTCAATGAGAAACTGTGGGTCGACGTGCTGGATGCAGGTGCCGATGGTATCATCCTGAAGACGGGCGAACTGCTCACGCGTAATGATGTGATGGCGGTGATGAATGGCAAGCAACTGGTATTCAACCAGCCCATCCTGCAGAAAATCGTGGAGCGCTTCAAGCGTAGCGTGGGTTCTGAACTGATGAAGCAGGAGGCGATGGTCAACTACGAGATAGATGAGTACGACGAGCGTCTGCTCCGTCATCTGGCCTTGGGTTACACAAAGGACCAGATAGCCCAGCTCCGCGGCATGCCTTTTGGCGTGAAGAGTCTGGAGAAACGTCAGAACGAACTGGTACAGAAGCTGTTCCCCGACGGACGTGGCGTCAATGCTACGCGTCTGGTGGTACGTGCCATGGAACTGCGTATCATCGATATCGACAACCTGGAAGCGGACGAGGAGTAG
- a CDS encoding hybrid sensor histidine kinase/response regulator, giving the protein MESQINKGDYKILIVDDVVSNVLLLKILLTNEKYQVCTANCGNMAIEQAKAEKPDLILLDVMMPDITGFDAAQILKKDPETAHIPIIFLTALNNPSDLVHGFQVGANDFLTKPFNKEELVVRVFHQIKLVAATRIIERQNAELRATIGNRDKMYSVIAHDLRSPMASIRMVLNLVAASASPELIGQEMYDLLDKANKESEDVHDLLDNLLKWTKSQTGRLTVVRQDLDLNDIIPGVVDIFEMIAQNKHIKLNYQTSASSVIVTADNDMLKTVVRNFMSNAIKFTPENGSIDIILSTEGDYAKVSVRDHGVGIAPERLSSIFNKGETTYGTGGEEGSGLGLQLCQDFATKNGGSCTVESVLGEGSTFSVLVPLKK; this is encoded by the coding sequence ATCGAGTCACAAATTAATAAAGGTGACTATAAAATATTGATAGTGGACGATGTTGTCAGCAACGTCCTGCTATTGAAAATTCTCCTTACAAACGAGAAATATCAGGTTTGTACGGCGAACTGTGGTAATATGGCCATCGAGCAGGCCAAGGCAGAGAAACCTGACCTGATCCTGCTTGACGTGATGATGCCTGATATCACGGGTTTCGACGCTGCACAGATCCTGAAGAAAGACCCTGAGACAGCACATATCCCCATTATATTCCTGACCGCCCTGAATAACCCAAGCGACTTGGTGCATGGTTTCCAGGTAGGTGCCAACGACTTCCTGACGAAGCCGTTTAACAAGGAGGAACTGGTGGTACGTGTGTTCCACCAGATTAAGCTCGTGGCTGCTACGCGTATCATCGAGCGCCAGAATGCTGAGTTGCGTGCCACCATCGGCAACCGCGACAAGATGTACTCTGTGATTGCCCACGACCTGCGTTCGCCTATGGCCAGCATCCGCATGGTGCTCAACCTGGTGGCGGCTTCTGCATCGCCTGAGCTGATCGGGCAGGAGATGTACGACCTGCTGGATAAGGCCAACAAGGAGTCGGAGGATGTGCACGACCTGCTGGATAACCTGCTGAAATGGACCAAGAGCCAGACGGGCCGTCTCACGGTGGTGCGTCAGGACCTGGACCTGAACGATATCATCCCTGGCGTGGTGGATATCTTTGAGATGATTGCACAGAACAAGCATATCAAGCTGAATTATCAGACCAGCGCTTCGTCGGTCATCGTTACGGCCGATAATGACATGCTGAAGACGGTGGTGCGCAACTTCATGTCGAACGCCATCAAGTTCACCCCCGAGAATGGCAGCATCGATATCATCCTCAGCACAGAGGGCGATTATGCCAAGGTGAGCGTGCGTGACCACGGCGTGGGTATTGCCCCTGAGCGTCTGAGTTCTATATTTAATAAAGGTGAGACGACCTACGGCACAGGCGGCGAGGAAGGCTCTGGCCTGGGCTTGCAGCTCTGTCAGGACTTTGCCACGAAGAATGGCGGTAGCTGTACGGTAGAATCAGTACTTGGCGAAGGATCTACGTTCAGCGTCCTGGTACCTCTGAAGAAGTAA